Genomic segment of Candidatus Hydrogenedentota bacterium:
ATGATCGCGACGATGCCGACCGTGAGGATCGTCAACGCCACAATCACCTCGACCAGCGTGAAGCCGGCCGCGCGTTGCTGTCGCTTGGGGGTCATCGCAGTTTCCCTAAATCTGTTCATTTGCGGAGAGCGCCGGCACGATCCGCGAGCGCCCCGTGCTCTTGTAAAGCTGCAGCGGCACGCTGCGCACTTCCGACAAGGCGTCCGGATTCACGTAGCGTTCCTCCACGGGCGCCGTGGGGTATAACGACACGTGGAGCGTCACGCGCTCCGGGGGCTCCGGGGTGTTTCCCCGCGCGTCGAGCGCGCCCGAAGGCTTGAACACGTGCGCCAGGAATGAAACGCTCTTCGCGGGGTCCGTATCCGGCCCGTCGGGCCCGGTACCTTCCACGTACGCATCCACGATACTCATGCCCAGCCTGTAGACCTGCTGCACGTCGTTCGAGTCCTCGGGCGGCGCCACGCGGGGCCGGTCGTTCACGTAATACACTTCATAGGGCGGGCCGGGATCGTTCAACAACAGCACGGCGTCGCCGGGCAAGGTCTCGAAAACGCCCTCGGCGCCGTCAATAGGCACAAACTTGCCCGCATAGGCGCCTGCGGAGGGGGGCAACTCGCGCATGATGGCCACGCTCGTGATTACGCGCACGAACTGCTGACTGCCGCTGGCCAGGATCGGCTCCGGCAGAGGATCGTCGTTGTCCGGGTCCTCTGCCGGAGAGACATAGTTGTCCAAGCTGTACACGAGGGCCGTGTTGACCCGATGCGTCGCCGCGTATGCGCGCGCCGACTGCAGTTTCGTGTACAAATCGCGCGAAGCGGCGCTCAAGTCTTCACTCGGCAACATGCTGAGAAACGCGGGATACGCCAGCACGCCGAGAATGGCGATGATCGCCATCACGACCAGCAATTCCACGAGCGTAAACCCGCTTCTCGCGCACGTCCGCCTCATGATTCCGGACATCCTCGCCGTTGGGCCGCTGTCAACGATAGAGACCGCACGTCATCAACCGTAGAACCGCTGCCACGTGAAGTTCGTATCCCAGTTGTTGACGTCGTCGCCGCCGCCCATGAACTCCAGCTCCTGGTCCGGGTACTGCAACTTACCTTCGTTCAGATAGTTGCGATACACCAATTGCCCGGAGATCATGTTCGCGCCGTAGGAATAGATGAATGCGACGCCAGGATTCCGCGTCGCCGGCAATCCGACGATATCTCCGTCCTCGTTTGTCAGGGTCAGGTCCATCCCCGGCGGGTCGACGTCTGTCGCCGTCTTGCCCGGCAATTCCCTGCCCTCGGGCTCGACGCGCTGGTACACGCGGAAGATGTTGGGGTTGAGCTGCGTCGCCGAACCACGGCCCCACGGCGCGGGGAAGATCTGGTACTGATGCTGGCCCCACGGGTCATAACCAATCTCCAGATACGTGGTGCCCAACTGCTTGACGACCTCGCCGCGCAGGACCTGGCCGTAGTTTGCGACCAGGCCATCCGGGTCGGGCGACGTTCTCGCATTGCGCCCCACGCGCAGCAAGG
This window contains:
- a CDS encoding prepilin-type N-terminal cleavage/methylation domain-containing protein; amino-acid sequence: MRRTCARSGFTLVELLVVMAIIAILGVLAYPAFLSMLPSEDLSAASRDLYTKLQSARAYAATHRVNTALVYSLDNYVSPAEDPDNDDPLPEPILASGSQQFVRVITSVAIMRELPPSAGAYAGKFVPIDGAEGVFETLPGDAVLLLNDPGPPYEVYYVNDRPRVAPPEDSNDVQQVYRLGMSIVDAYVEGTGPDGPDTDPAKSVSFLAHVFKPSGALDARGNTPEPPERVTLHVSLYPTAPVEERYVNPDALSEVRSVPLQLYKSTGRSRIVPALSANEQI
- a CDS encoding type II secretion system protein, with the protein product MKRNQGFTLIELLVVMAIIAILASIVVPNIVGWIARARMTRAQSEIESIELALSKMLSDVGRNSLNDLIDTEQITKFVLGLPLDNSPLPDGAVRPPMNAALFARVQQLYTNAFYALLRVGRNARTSPDPDGLVANYGQVLRGEVVKQLGTTYLEIGYDPWGQHQYQIFPAPWGRGSATQLNPNIFRVYQRVEPEGRELPGKTATDVDPPGMDLTLTNEDGDIVGLPATRNPGVAFIYSYGANMISGQLVYRNYLNEGKLQYPDQELEFMGGGDDVNNWDTNFTWQRFYG